The following are from one region of the Bacillus thuringiensis genome:
- the zmaJ gene encoding zwittermicin A synthase ZmaJ, with the protein MSTCIQKLFEEQVVRTPDEVAVIFKKETLTYKELNEKSNQLARLLREGGVGPDTVVGIMVERSIEMVVGIFGILKAGGAYLPLSTNHPSSRLQFIIEDSGAKLILTQKQILHRFQDSLKADMLALDSISYEGKSENLECINKPSDLVYVIYTSGSTGKPKGVMIEHLALINRIEWMQEAYPISSKDTILQKTPYTFDVSVWEMFWWAIVGARVCILAPGMEKFPQAIIETTESNDVTIMHFVPSMLSAFLHYLDVTGETNRIKSLKQVFVSGEALLSQHVNRFNKLLNFSNGTLLTNLYGPTEATIDVTAYDCPTHEITEGSVPIGRPIKNIEMFVVDKYGNKLPEGHIGELCISGIGLARGYVNRPQLTAEKFVQYSLDTRIYKTGDLALIRSDGNIEFHGRIDFQVKVNGLRIELGEIESCLMSCEGVLQCAVIVRQESEMVVKLIAFYESENDIELERLKKYLRLFLPDYMIPNRFVRVNEMPLTDSGKIDRKALALLGSDKYSHHTTLVGGSVNEESSKDS; encoded by the coding sequence ATGAGTACATGTATACAGAAGCTGTTTGAAGAACAAGTAGTCCGTACGCCAGATGAGGTTGCTGTTATTTTTAAAAAGGAAACATTAACCTATAAGGAATTAAATGAAAAAAGTAACCAATTGGCTCGTCTTTTACGTGAAGGTGGAGTTGGACCAGATACAGTTGTAGGTATTATGGTAGAGCGATCTATCGAAATGGTTGTCGGAATTTTCGGGATATTAAAAGCGGGCGGAGCATATCTGCCGCTTTCCACGAATCATCCATCATCACGATTACAATTCATTATAGAAGATAGCGGTGCTAAATTAATACTGACGCAAAAGCAAATCCTACATCGTTTTCAAGATAGTTTGAAAGCTGATATGTTGGCTTTAGATTCGATTTCCTATGAAGGAAAGAGTGAAAATCTAGAGTGTATTAACAAACCCTCTGATCTTGTGTATGTAATATACACTTCCGGTTCAACCGGGAAACCTAAGGGTGTTATGATTGAGCATTTGGCCTTAATAAATCGAATTGAGTGGATGCAAGAGGCTTATCCAATTAGTTCAAAGGATACTATATTACAAAAGACCCCTTATACATTTGATGTATCCGTATGGGAGATGTTCTGGTGGGCCATAGTTGGAGCCAGAGTATGTATTCTTGCGCCAGGGATGGAGAAGTTTCCACAGGCCATTATTGAGACAACTGAAAGTAATGACGTGACAATTATGCATTTTGTACCATCTATGTTAAGTGCATTTTTACACTATCTTGATGTGACAGGTGAAACTAACCGAATAAAATCGTTGAAACAAGTATTTGTTAGTGGTGAGGCATTACTGTCTCAACATGTAAACCGTTTTAACAAGCTACTAAATTTCTCTAATGGTACACTTCTCACTAATCTGTACGGACCTACTGAAGCAACCATTGATGTGACTGCTTATGATTGTCCGACACATGAGATTACAGAAGGGAGCGTTCCAATAGGGCGACCAATTAAGAATATTGAGATGTTTGTTGTTGATAAATATGGTAATAAACTTCCGGAAGGCCATATAGGAGAATTATGTATCTCAGGTATAGGATTAGCACGTGGATATGTAAATAGGCCGCAATTAACGGCAGAAAAGTTTGTACAATATTCCCTTGATACCCGTATATATAAAACTGGTGACTTAGCTTTAATAAGATCGGATGGGAATATTGAGTTTCATGGAAGAATTGATTTTCAAGTTAAAGTTAATGGGCTTCGTATTGAGTTAGGGGAAATAGAATCGTGTTTAATGTCTTGTGAAGGAGTTTTACAATGTGCGGTAATTGTAAGACAAGAATCAGAGATGGTAGTTAAGTTAATAGCTTTCTATGAGTCAGAAAATGATATTGAGTTAGAGAGGTTAAAAAAATATCTTCGCTTATTTTTACCAGATTATATGATACCTAACCGTTTTGTACGTGTAAATGAAATGCCATTAACGGATAGCGGAAAGATAGATAGAAAAGCACTTGCCTTATTAGGTTCCGATAAATATTCACACCATACCACACTTGTAGGAGGTTCTGTTAATGAGGAAAGCAGTAAAGATTCATAA
- a CDS encoding ACP S-malonyltransferase, with translation MNIVFMFPGVGSHYSGMGKYLYENFPVAREIFEEASDTLKIDMASLCMEKIYKADLEKLQNSQTALVTTSMAAFRVFEQEIGNKPEAMIGYSLGEYTALCASGAIAFSDTLKLVQERSTILSSYALTIDGTMAWVNNLAPEIVEGICSELLTKGQEVYISAYDTPNKTSISGTNSAVQLACEMVVEHGGIAIPLKLSGPFHSPMMQPAAEKYKSVLENIDMKQPLVPVIANHDSSMYKGVENIRENLYLQLIKPVKWLDMIHYLMNQGSMKAIEMGPKEVLKYLLQAINPAISTCNYEREKDILNTKNSFTLQESDYEEVISGCLTVVVSTKNYNTDLSDYQKKVVLPFQKVQSQLEEKINSGYSVEKSDVEEAIQMMKTALTEKQIKEREQKRYLQRVLQCKSF, from the coding sequence ATGAATATTGTATTTATGTTTCCTGGCGTGGGATCCCATTATTCTGGAATGGGTAAGTACCTTTATGAAAACTTCCCTGTAGCACGTGAGATATTTGAAGAAGCAAGTGACACTCTAAAAATAGACATGGCTTCCCTTTGTATGGAGAAGATATACAAAGCTGACCTTGAAAAGTTACAAAATTCACAGACTGCTTTAGTAACAACTAGCATGGCAGCTTTTCGAGTTTTTGAACAGGAAATAGGCAATAAACCAGAGGCAATGATTGGATATTCTTTGGGAGAATATACAGCTCTATGTGCTTCTGGAGCAATTGCATTTTCAGATACCTTAAAATTAGTACAAGAACGTAGTACGATTTTGAGTAGCTATGCATTGACTATAGATGGAACTATGGCATGGGTTAACAATCTTGCTCCAGAAATTGTTGAAGGTATTTGTTCAGAATTGTTAACCAAGGGACAGGAAGTATATATATCGGCTTATGACACTCCAAATAAAACATCAATTTCTGGTACAAACTCTGCGGTTCAGTTAGCTTGTGAAATGGTAGTAGAGCATGGGGGAATTGCAATCCCCCTTAAATTAAGTGGGCCATTTCATTCTCCTATGATGCAACCTGCTGCTGAAAAATATAAGAGTGTACTAGAAAATATAGATATGAAACAGCCATTAGTACCTGTCATAGCGAATCATGATAGTTCAATGTATAAAGGTGTAGAAAATATAAGAGAAAACCTTTACTTACAATTAATAAAGCCTGTGAAATGGTTGGACATGATTCACTATCTAATGAATCAAGGGTCTATGAAAGCTATTGAAATGGGACCAAAGGAAGTCTTGAAGTATCTTCTGCAAGCTATTAACCCTGCTATATCGACATGTAATTATGAAAGGGAGAAAGATATCCTAAATACAAAAAATTCTTTTACATTACAAGAATCTGATTATGAAGAAGTTATATCAGGGTGTTTAACTGTAGTTGTAAGTACAAAAAATTATAATACAGATTTAAGTGATTATCAGAAAAAGGTAGTACTCCCATTTCAAAAGGTCCAAAGTCAATTGGAAGAAAAAATTAATTCGGGGTATTCAGTGGAGAAAAGTGATGTAGAAGAAGCAATCCAAATGATGAAAACAGCACTTACTGAAAAACAGATTAAAGAGAGAGAACAAAAACGTTACCTGCAAAGAGTTCTTCAATGTAAAAGTTTTTAG
- a CDS encoding condensation domain-containing protein gives MGNYTSSILYDVEPCKSSEQNCIDDVIATLANWFKRKHYLMYARLWDFGFSPVDNGNLGDGLFTESGYFVSDLEKYHGIKSTIFDTDSSDEGFEIILEQLYSGFPVVLTMNAYWLPWDENYLKNHIVHSFVVVGYEPEEDCLIITDPYFMVKNAQLSIELFHKGYQKVSTLKVTEDEITDIQSITTDLSNWIKHIKDEKHIFSQMHLFATKLISRFDLNKETDGYLDFNDVPLFSHLGQVVDGRVKFSKMLSFLGERYHSDFQTIAESMKTAAANWGVIRGSLIKMHLTKSVTKEGIVNISDKIHHAAQYEQNLAEQIMTFLFSVIEGNTKNVIIDSSPLMETTNYVKPLNDMERKLVDIWKEVIGNPCIGVEDNFFALGGHSLHATVINAKIWKEFNVQLSLANLFEYPTISTLSHFIKNSKENRLQDIEIVPESEVYPVSSTQKRMMLLQEMDGAQMTYNVPSCFILKGTVDRKRIELVFEKLIKRHEILRTQFEWQGDQLVQRVLEQVTFELEMIKGEYKEWLQPFNLSKVPLMRAGLKELKDNSYLLVIDLHHIITDGVSLSIFMHDFKALYAGETLPENRLQYKDYAVWEQKLLSSKEFDIHEKYWEELFSGDIPVLELPYDRGRPPVKSFEGEQYNFQVNKEITRKIKKIALETDTTPFMLLMATFTIFLYKHGEQKDVIIGSPVAGRPHADLLPLMGLFVNTIALRYQINPDQSFINHLKKVKNDTLEAFEHQVYPFDQLVEKLDLSRDLSRSALFDVMFVLQNSDEKHTVVDGLEISTETNTDTLTSKFDLTLIAEENKDIYEFTFEYATSLFDKSTIVEFGRRFNLLLEEITTHPNVSLKDIQMLTSEEKELVLSATQEKEKIKIETDFNWDIG, from the coding sequence ATGGGAAATTATACTTCTTCAATCTTATATGATGTAGAGCCTTGTAAAAGTTCTGAACAGAATTGTATTGATGATGTAATTGCTACGTTAGCTAATTGGTTTAAGCGTAAACATTATTTAATGTACGCTAGATTATGGGATTTTGGTTTTTCTCCTGTCGATAATGGGAATTTAGGGGATGGATTATTTACAGAGTCTGGTTATTTTGTAAGTGATTTAGAAAAATATCATGGTATAAAAAGTACTATATTTGATACAGATTCATCCGATGAAGGATTTGAAATTATATTAGAACAGTTATACTCGGGATTTCCTGTGGTGTTAACCATGAATGCTTACTGGCTTCCTTGGGATGAAAATTATCTAAAAAATCATATTGTTCATTCATTTGTTGTTGTAGGGTATGAGCCCGAAGAAGACTGTTTAATTATTACCGATCCATATTTTATGGTTAAAAATGCACAACTTTCAATAGAACTTTTTCATAAGGGTTATCAAAAAGTAAGTACTTTAAAAGTTACTGAAGATGAGATCACAGACATACAATCGATTACAACCGATTTGTCAAATTGGATAAAACATATAAAAGATGAAAAACATATTTTTTCACAAATGCACCTTTTTGCTACGAAACTAATAAGTAGGTTTGATTTAAATAAAGAGACAGATGGATATTTAGACTTTAATGATGTTCCGTTATTCTCACATTTAGGTCAAGTTGTAGATGGCCGAGTGAAGTTTTCAAAAATGCTTTCGTTTCTTGGTGAGCGTTATCACTCGGACTTTCAAACTATCGCTGAATCTATGAAGACAGCAGCTGCCAATTGGGGAGTAATTCGCGGATCATTGATAAAAATGCACTTAACAAAATCAGTAACTAAAGAAGGAATAGTAAACATTTCAGATAAAATTCACCATGCTGCACAATACGAGCAAAATTTAGCTGAACAAATAATGACATTTCTTTTTTCTGTTATAGAAGGTAATACAAAGAATGTAATTATAGATTCTTCTCCATTGATGGAGACTACTAATTATGTAAAACCACTCAATGATATGGAGAGAAAGCTAGTTGATATATGGAAAGAAGTTATAGGTAATCCTTGTATTGGTGTGGAAGATAATTTTTTCGCACTTGGTGGTCATTCCCTTCATGCTACTGTAATCAACGCTAAAATATGGAAAGAATTTAACGTGCAATTATCATTGGCAAATCTTTTTGAGTATCCAACAATAAGCACTCTAAGTCATTTTATTAAAAATTCAAAAGAAAATAGGTTGCAAGATATAGAAATAGTACCGGAATCTGAGGTATACCCGGTTTCATCGACTCAAAAAAGAATGATGTTATTACAAGAGATGGATGGGGCACAGATGACATACAATGTACCAAGTTGTTTTATTCTTAAAGGAACGGTGGACCGGAAAAGGATAGAATTAGTCTTTGAAAAGCTTATTAAACGTCATGAAATACTCAGAACACAGTTTGAGTGGCAGGGGGATCAGTTAGTACAGAGAGTATTAGAACAGGTAACATTTGAGCTAGAAATGATAAAGGGAGAGTATAAAGAATGGTTGCAACCATTTAATCTTTCTAAGGTTCCGTTAATGCGGGCTGGACTAAAGGAGTTAAAAGATAATAGTTATTTACTTGTAATTGACCTTCATCACATCATAACAGATGGCGTGTCTTTAAGTATATTTATGCATGATTTTAAGGCCCTATATGCTGGGGAAACATTGCCGGAAAATCGTTTGCAATATAAAGATTATGCTGTGTGGGAACAAAAATTATTATCTTCTAAAGAATTTGATATCCATGAGAAATACTGGGAAGAATTATTCTCAGGGGATATACCAGTTCTTGAATTACCATATGATCGAGGTCGGCCACCTGTAAAGAGTTTTGAGGGTGAACAATATAATTTCCAAGTAAACAAGGAAATTACTCGGAAAATAAAAAAAATAGCACTAGAAACTGATACGACACCTTTTATGTTACTTATGGCTACCTTCACTATTTTTCTGTACAAGCATGGGGAACAAAAGGATGTCATTATAGGATCACCAGTTGCAGGTAGGCCGCATGCTGATCTGTTACCTCTTATGGGGTTGTTTGTAAATACAATTGCATTACGTTATCAAATAAATCCAGATCAATCTTTTATTAATCACTTGAAAAAAGTGAAAAACGATACGTTAGAAGCTTTCGAACATCAGGTGTATCCATTTGATCAGTTAGTGGAAAAATTAGATCTTTCTAGAGACTTAAGCCGAAGTGCTTTATTTGATGTCATGTTTGTATTACAAAATTCGGATGAAAAACATACAGTTGTGGATGGATTAGAAATTAGCACGGAAACAAACACAGATACACTAACAAGTAAGTTTGATTTAACTCTTATTGCTGAAGAAAATAAAGATATATATGAATTCACTTTTGAATATGCTACATCTTTATTTGATAAATCAACAATAGTAGAATTTGGACGGCGATTTAACCTTCTATTAGAAGAAATAACAACTCATCCTAATGTTAGTCTAAAAGATATTCAAATGTTAACAAGTGAGGAAAAAGAACTTGTTTTATCTGCGACTCAGGAGAAAGAAAAAATAAAAATAGAGACTGATTTTAATTGGGATATAGGTTAA
- a CDS encoding acyl-CoA dehydrogenase family protein, translating to MDMKQYLEPSQYKMYQNFLDFVCENIEPYANSWEIEQGIPSDIIKTCAKNGYLGGTLPAEYGGLEWDYVTYGLFTEAIARGSVSLSGLFNVHTMVTETILKWGTENQKNQWLPLLASGNQIAALALTEPGAGSDLNMIKTNFDQHGDKLILNGVKKWITFGAAADVFLVFGKLNGEQPVACLVPKDSAGVNVTHIRDMLGFKAAYLAEIEFNNVEIPLENIIGRPGFAFTYLAPYALEFGRISIAFAALGVLRTCLEICGNHVLHRSAFGNSLIDHGMISHMVTDMGVDLEASILLSLEACKAKNEHRADATEKIMIAKYFASRSGTRHSTNAVQIMGALGCNDNYSISRCFRDSKTMEIVEGSNQIHQLLLGKGFAKKAKRAIEKIPVTKGVIQPG from the coding sequence ATGGACATGAAACAATACTTAGAGCCATCTCAATATAAAATGTATCAGAATTTTTTGGATTTTGTTTGTGAAAATATAGAACCTTACGCTAATAGTTGGGAGATTGAACAGGGCATTCCATCAGACATAATAAAGACCTGTGCTAAAAATGGTTATTTAGGTGGAACACTTCCAGCAGAGTATGGTGGATTAGAATGGGATTATGTAACGTATGGGTTATTTACTGAAGCAATAGCAAGAGGTAGTGTCTCTCTTTCTGGATTATTTAATGTCCATACGATGGTAACAGAAACGATTTTAAAATGGGGAACAGAAAATCAAAAAAATCAGTGGTTACCATTACTTGCATCTGGTAATCAAATAGCTGCATTAGCCCTTACTGAACCTGGAGCAGGATCAGATTTAAATATGATTAAAACGAACTTCGATCAACACGGGGATAAATTAATACTTAATGGAGTGAAGAAGTGGATCACTTTTGGTGCAGCTGCTGATGTGTTTTTGGTATTTGGAAAACTAAATGGTGAACAACCAGTTGCCTGTTTAGTACCAAAAGATAGTGCGGGTGTAAATGTTACTCATATAAGAGATATGCTTGGATTTAAAGCTGCATATTTGGCAGAAATTGAATTCAATAATGTAGAAATACCTTTAGAAAATATCATTGGTAGACCAGGATTTGCTTTTACTTACCTTGCACCGTATGCTTTAGAATTTGGACGTATTTCAATTGCCTTTGCTGCTCTTGGCGTATTACGTACTTGTTTAGAAATCTGTGGGAATCATGTATTACATAGAAGTGCATTTGGTAACTCTCTAATTGATCATGGCATGATTTCACATATGGTTACGGATATGGGAGTAGATTTAGAAGCTTCTATACTCCTTAGTTTAGAAGCTTGTAAGGCCAAAAATGAACATCGAGCTGATGCTACTGAAAAGATTATGATTGCAAAATATTTTGCATCGCGCTCAGGTACAAGGCATTCTACGAATGCTGTACAGATTATGGGAGCACTTGGTTGTAATGATAATTATTCAATATCAAGGTGTTTTAGAGATTCTAAAACAATGGAGATCGTTGAGGGGAGTAATCAGATTCATCAGCTATTACTTGGTAAGGGATTTGCTAAAAAAGCAAAACGCGCCATTGAAAAAATACCTGTAACTAAAGGAGTGATACAACCCGGATGA
- a CDS encoding GNAT family N-acetyltransferase → MIYELVKEKDEFKQISPLLVDYKNHPILNGIAHGYNKGHIYVDNPNNPRCALVWAEQEIFYLLGDPTSNFVSSLPTFIKEVIAPEAQQIGDDFFQVELLPESKWKQVVEEQLQMFIPKPYTRVTFTFDPESYNKLSKPNMSDEVTVERITIDMLSDKKFAMVRDDIVDFWESTQDFIRNGFGYVVMVHEQVVTSCLSVFATDTDVEIGINTYDLFQRGKGYAWLAARAFLDDCLKQGRTPHWKTEDFRIPSIKLAGKVGFTNLQTYTAYVFPYNELDNFVFTAYHQLRYYSDFNKASEFVQKARTIGDLNAWHHFLLSCGYSLIDRIDLSLKHMNLALDLGWNDVSDIRYVVDLVNLRKTEEGRALLDRVEDSLR, encoded by the coding sequence ATGATTTATGAATTGGTAAAAGAAAAGGATGAATTCAAACAAATATCTCCACTTCTCGTTGATTATAAGAACCATCCAATACTTAATGGTATAGCTCATGGTTACAATAAGGGACATATTTATGTGGATAATCCTAATAATCCTAGATGTGCACTTGTATGGGCAGAACAAGAAATTTTTTATTTATTAGGTGATCCTACAAGTAATTTTGTTTCAAGTCTACCAACTTTTATTAAAGAAGTAATTGCACCTGAGGCTCAGCAGATAGGGGATGACTTTTTTCAGGTTGAATTATTACCCGAATCAAAATGGAAACAGGTTGTCGAGGAACAATTGCAAATGTTTATTCCTAAACCTTACACTCGAGTAACATTTACTTTTGATCCGGAGTCTTATAATAAGTTATCTAAACCTAATATGTCTGATGAGGTAACGGTGGAACGAATTACAATCGACATGCTATCAGATAAAAAGTTCGCAATGGTACGGGATGATATTGTTGATTTTTGGGAGTCAACTCAGGATTTCATCCGAAATGGATTTGGTTATGTAGTAATGGTACATGAACAAGTTGTAACTAGTTGCTTATCGGTTTTTGCAACAGATACTGATGTGGAAATTGGAATTAATACTTATGATTTATTCCAGCGAGGTAAAGGGTATGCTTGGTTGGCTGCAAGAGCATTCTTGGATGACTGTTTAAAACAAGGAAGAACACCACATTGGAAGACAGAGGATTTCCGTATTCCATCTATTAAACTAGCGGGAAAAGTTGGATTCACAAATCTTCAAACCTATACAGCTTATGTGTTTCCTTATAACGAATTAGATAATTTCGTTTTTACCGCATACCATCAACTAAGATACTATTCAGATTTTAATAAAGCTAGTGAGTTTGTACAAAAAGCTCGTACTATAGGAGATTTAAATGCATGGCATCATTTTTTACTTTCATGTGGTTATTCATTAATTGATAGAATCGATCTTTCGTTAAAGCATATGAATCTTGCACTGGATTTAGGATGGAATGATGTATCAGATATTCGCTATGTAGTTGATTTAGTGAATTTAAGAAAAACTGAAGAGGGACGAGCTTTATTAGATAGAGTTGAAGATAGCTTAAGATGA
- a CDS encoding acyl carrier protein, protein MDNHEKIRQYIKKNLIIFNAEETIVANDDNIFEKGYVNSLFAMQMLNFIETEFDIVVDNDELDIINFSTINNMVDLINKKKNGNFTV, encoded by the coding sequence ATGGATAATCATGAAAAAATACGTCAATACATTAAAAAAAATCTTATTATTTTTAATGCAGAGGAAACTATTGTTGCTAATGATGACAACATATTTGAAAAAGGTTATGTAAATTCGCTCTTTGCTATGCAAATGTTAAATTTCATAGAAACGGAGTTTGATATAGTAGTAGATAATGATGAACTTGATATTATTAACTTTTCTACTATTAATAATATGGTTGATCTAATTAACAAAAAGAAGAATGGGAATTTCACAGTATGA
- a CDS encoding acyl carrier protein, translating to MQDKNLEQIIHMYIQDHVGIEFNDDTEIFEEGLVNSLFAIQLMTFLEKEFAIKVTMDDLDMDNYKSVNSIGNFIRNKQMVR from the coding sequence ATGCAAGATAAAAATTTAGAACAAATTATTCATATGTATATTCAAGATCATGTAGGTATTGAATTTAATGATGATACTGAGATTTTTGAAGAAGGATTAGTTAATTCTTTATTTGCAATCCAATTGATGACTTTTCTTGAAAAAGAATTTGCCATAAAGGTAACTATGGATGACTTAGATATGGATAACTATAAGTCTGTAAATTCTATTGGTAATTTTATAAGAAATAAGCAAATGGTTCGGTAA
- a CDS encoding acyl-CoA dehydrogenase family protein, which yields MSNAEEILGVVDEFAEKKLRPRASEFESNEELPYDVIQEISSYGVLGATIPKEYGGLSLDSLDYGRLTEIIGKACNSVRELLTVHVSLVGESIKRWGTEEQKRKWLPEMAKGNLLFSFALTEPEVGSDAKAVGTSYKQVNNHFILNGHKKWISFADIADCFLVFASSEGKVSAFIVERSMTGVSTNKMSKLLASNSSHIAEIHLQDVKVPAENLLGPIGGGWSYVVNTALDHGRYSIAWAGVAIAQEALEAMVAYSRRRKQGNKYICEYEAIQTILAEASVNIKAARSLCQEAGKKRQDRHTDAVIETTIAKYFASKMAMKVATDAVQVFGGNGFSREYPVERLFREAKVLEIIEGTSQVLQPIIAQHALHTCSQKGGLLRI from the coding sequence ATGAGTAATGCAGAAGAGATTCTGGGAGTAGTTGATGAGTTTGCGGAAAAGAAGCTTCGGCCTCGAGCAAGTGAGTTTGAAAGTAATGAAGAGCTTCCCTATGATGTGATACAAGAAATCTCAAGTTATGGTGTATTGGGTGCAACGATACCAAAAGAATATGGTGGGCTTTCTCTTGATTCTTTAGATTATGGTCGTCTTACTGAAATCATTGGTAAAGCTTGTAATTCGGTTCGTGAATTACTTACAGTTCATGTATCTTTAGTAGGGGAGTCAATTAAAAGGTGGGGGACTGAAGAGCAAAAGAGAAAATGGTTACCTGAGATGGCAAAGGGAAACCTATTATTTTCATTTGCCCTAACTGAGCCAGAGGTTGGTTCTGATGCAAAAGCGGTTGGAACTTCCTATAAACAAGTTAATAATCATTTTATTCTTAATGGGCACAAAAAATGGATTTCTTTTGCTGACATTGCGGATTGTTTTTTAGTTTTTGCGTCTAGTGAGGGAAAAGTTAGCGCTTTTATTGTTGAACGGTCAATGACGGGTGTTTCTACAAATAAAATGAGTAAACTGTTAGCAAGTAATTCCTCGCATATAGCTGAGATTCATTTGCAAGATGTAAAGGTACCAGCTGAAAATTTGTTAGGACCAATTGGGGGTGGATGGAGTTATGTAGTTAACACAGCTCTTGATCATGGTAGATATAGTATTGCCTGGGCGGGAGTAGCCATTGCTCAAGAAGCACTAGAAGCAATGGTAGCTTATTCAAGAAGAAGAAAACAAGGAAATAAATATATATGTGAATATGAAGCAATTCAAACAATTTTAGCAGAAGCAAGTGTAAATATAAAAGCAGCTCGTTCGTTATGCCAAGAGGCTGGGAAAAAGCGTCAGGATAGACATACTGATGCTGTAATTGAAACAACCATTGCAAAATATTTTGCCTCAAAGATGGCTATGAAGGTAGCCACAGACGCTGTCCAAGTGTTTGGTGGAAACGGGTTTTCAAGAGAATATCCTGTTGAGCGTTTATTTAGGGAAGCAAAGGTTTTAGAAATTATTGAAGGTACCTCGCAGGTACTTCAGCCAATTATTGCGCAGCATGCACTTCACACTTGTTCTCAAAAGGGAGGACTTTTAAGAATATGA
- a CDS encoding 3-hydroxyacyl-CoA dehydrogenase family protein, whose translation MFKKIGIVGAGTMGIGMAVDLVLHGLETVLIDVTEEQLEIAEEKILETVRFAPLINKAFPRMHKEEVLSLISSSTNLDEVAECDYIVENAPENWQIKEPIYRRLDEICKKDTIFGVNTSCISITKVGGVTKRPDKIIGMHFMNPVYMKPSIEVIRGYLTSDETVEKAQSFLKQLDKDAIVVNDQTGFVSNRISHLFMNESAWVVMDGVATPKQVDDIFKKCFGHTMGPLETADLIGLDTVLHSLNVLYEEYQDPKFRCCPLLKKMVDAGECGRKSGKGFYAY comes from the coding sequence ATGTTCAAGAAAATTGGTATTGTAGGTGCTGGAACAATGGGGATCGGCATGGCAGTAGATTTAGTGCTGCATGGTCTAGAAACGGTATTAATTGATGTTACAGAAGAGCAGTTAGAAATAGCGGAAGAGAAAATATTAGAGACAGTTCGCTTTGCTCCTCTAATTAATAAAGCATTTCCTAGAATGCATAAGGAAGAAGTACTTTCGTTAATAAGTAGCTCTACTAATCTTGATGAAGTGGCTGAATGTGATTATATAGTAGAAAATGCTCCAGAAAACTGGCAAATTAAAGAGCCGATCTATAGAAGATTAGATGAGATATGTAAAAAGGATACAATTTTCGGAGTCAATACGTCTTGTATCTCAATAACAAAAGTAGGAGGAGTAACAAAGCGTCCAGATAAAATAATAGGAATGCATTTTATGAATCCGGTATATATGAAACCATCTATAGAAGTTATTAGAGGGTATTTAACTTCAGATGAAACGGTCGAAAAAGCTCAATCTTTCCTCAAACAATTAGATAAAGATGCAATTGTGGTTAATGATCAGACTGGGTTTGTTTCTAACCGTATCTCCCACTTATTCATGAATGAATCGGCTTGGGTTGTAATGGATGGTGTAGCAACGCCTAAACAGGTAGACGATATATTTAAAAAATGCTTTGGACATACAATGGGTCCATTAGAAACAGCAGATTTAATTGGGTTAGATACAGTATTACATTCTTTGAATGTACTTTATGAGGAATATCAAGATCCAAAGTTTAGATGTTGTCCATTACTTAAAAAGATGGTGGATGCAGGTGAATGTGGTAGAAAGAGTGGTAAAGGTTTTTACGCTTATTAA